The Gemmatimonadota bacterium genomic interval CCGCAGGAGGTGCAGGGTCGGCTCGTCCAGCAGTTCGGCGGCGCCATCGGCCCGGAGGGAGCGGAGCAGATCCGCTCCATCCTGCGTGCAGCGGACCGCCCGGGCACGGGCGGCACCTGGACCACGGTCCTCAGCATCGCGGCCCTGCTCTTCGGCGCTACGGGGGCGTTCGGTCAGTTGCAGGCCGCGTTGAACGTGGCGTGGGAGGTCGAGCCCGACCCGGAGCGGGGTGGCGGCCTCGCTCGTCTGGTGGCGAAGCGGCTGCTGTCGTTCGGGATGATCCTCGTGATCGCGTTCTTGCTGCTGGTCTCGCTGGTCCTGAGCACGGTCCTGAACGCGGCCGGAGGAACGCTCGCGGGATGGCTACCGGGCTCCGTGGGCGAGCCGCTGCTCTGGGTGCTGGATCTCGGCCTCTCCCTGGCCGTGATCACGGCGCTCTTCATGGCCATGTACAAGGTGCTGCCTGATGCCACCGTCGCGTGGAGCGACGTGTGGCGGGGCGGACTCGTCACCGCCGCGCTGTTCGTGCTCGGCAAGTTCCTGTTGGGGTTCTACATCGCGCGCAGCGATCCAGGCAGCGCGTTCGGAGCGGCGGGCTCCCTGGCCGTGGTGCTGGTCTGGATCTACTACTCGGCGATGATCTTCTTCCTGGGCGCCGAGTTCACGCAGGTCTACGCAGACCGGCGCGGCCACGGGATCCGGCCGGACGAGGGGGCGGTGCGGACCCGGGCCCCCGCTCAGCGCGGGGCGGAGCGCGGCTGACGCAGCTCGGCCGGTACGAAGTCCCGCACCTGGGCCGCCACGAAGACGCCCCAGGCCGCGAGCGCCAGGGCCAGCAGGAGCAGCGTGGTCTTCAGGTCGAAACGCTTTCCCCGGATCCACTTCAACATCGGCTCATCCCGCGCGCGCGTTCGGATGGCCGCGAAGGGTGCTTCGCGGCGCAGGGCTTCCATGCCTCCGGTCGGAGGCGCGTAGCACACCCCATGCCCGTGCGCTACACTCCGTTCTGTATCGGCGTCCGGTCGGGCCGACCGGCGTCGAGCGAGGATCCCGCTCCGGAGGGCTGTCCATGACCCCGGGTCACCGTTCGCTCCGTCGGGCCCTGGCTGGCGTGCACGCCGGTCTGGCGGTCCTCGCGCTCGGGCTGGGCAACGCGGCCCTGGGAGGGCAGGGCGGGGGCCCCGCGGTCCTGCACCTCGCGCTGGGTGCGCTCCTGGCTGCCACGGCCTACGGGCTCTGGCGGGGAGACACGTTCGTCCGCCGCCTGGCGGTCCTCAATGGTCTGGTCGGCGCGCTGGCCGTGGCCGGCCTGCTGACCGCGGCCTTCCGGACCGGAGGAACGGCGGTCTTCGTCCTGCTCGGGGGCGCGGTGGCGTTCCTGGCGCTGGAGGCCGCGGCCTACGCGCTGCTGTCCCTCCCGTCGGATCCGGAAGGGCGCTGACGCCCTGCGGGCGGGGGGCGCTGCCCGGACGGCGCTCCGGCGCGGCCGACGGGCCGCTCCCCGGGTCCCTCCCGGGAGAGCCTA includes:
- a CDS encoding YihY/virulence factor BrkB family protein, with translation MLDIIKASFKDFANDDAPRLAAALSYYTVFSLPPLLILITLLAGAIWDPQEVQGRLVQQFGGAIGPEGAEQIRSILRAADRPGTGGTWTTVLSIAALLFGATGAFGQLQAALNVAWEVEPDPERGGGLARLVAKRLLSFGMILVIAFLLLVSLVLSTVLNAAGGTLAGWLPGSVGEPLLWVLDLGLSLAVITALFMAMYKVLPDATVAWSDVWRGGLVTAALFVLGKFLLGFYIARSDPGSAFGAAGSLAVVLVWIYYSAMIFFLGAEFTQVYADRRGHGIRPDEGAVRTRAPAQRGAERG